The following are from one region of the Halodesulfurarchaeum sp. HSR-GB genome:
- a CDS encoding helix-turn-helix domain-containing protein — MVAGPLRDVDTPDSQAVFAALEDSDCRRIIEHLDDPRTAKELSENCDLPLSTTYRKLDILTEASLLSERTVIQSDGHHTTQYEVAFERVQIGLDEDHDIEVAIQRQPESTDERLETLWAEVRRET; from the coding sequence ATGGTAGCTGGTCCGCTGAGGGATGTCGACACGCCCGATTCCCAGGCCGTGTTCGCCGCCCTCGAGGACAGCGACTGCCGCCGGATCATCGAGCATCTGGACGATCCGCGAACGGCAAAGGAGCTCTCCGAGAACTGCGATCTGCCGCTCTCGACGACCTACCGGAAACTGGATATTCTCACCGAGGCCTCGTTGCTCTCCGAACGGACCGTGATCCAGTCGGATGGACACCACACGACCCAGTACGAGGTCGCCTTCGAACGGGTCCAGATCGGGCTCGACGAGGACCACGACATCGAGGTCGCGATCCAGCGCCAACCCGAGTCGACGGACGAACGGCTTGAAACCCTCTGGGCGGAGGTGCGTCGCGAGACATGA
- a CDS encoding ORC1-type DNA replication protein: MEEEGHTSETHGAERDFEVDLDEVLEDESETDQGLFDDLLSGKPIFENKEVLRPSYTPHELPHRTDQINKMATILVAALRGETPSNILIYGKTGTGKTASAKFVSQELEATSEKYDVPCRVEYINCEVTDTQYRVLAQLANTFIERNQAYVEDRLTDLEDLHERARVDSDILADSNYDSLGDLQAEIDRLEADLAEMEPVPMTGWPTDRVYSTFFEAVDYVERVAVIMLDEIDKLVEKSGDDVLYNLSRMNSELENSRVSIIGISNDLKFTDFLDPRVKSSLGEEEIVFPPYDANQLRDILTHRADVSFKDDALSEDVIPLCAAFAAQEHGDARRALDLLRTAGELAEREQAEQVTEEHVRKAQDKIELDRVVEVVRTLPTQSKLVLYAIVLHEKHGVRNINTGEVYNIYKRLCTEIDADVLTQRRVTDLISELDMLGIVNAVVVSKGRYGRTKEISLSVPVDETETVLQADSRIGDVGDVSPFLQARFDGDHN, translated from the coding sequence ATGGAAGAGGAAGGCCACACATCGGAAACACACGGGGCGGAACGAGACTTCGAGGTGGATCTCGACGAGGTCCTCGAAGACGAGTCCGAGACCGACCAGGGACTCTTCGACGATCTCCTCTCGGGCAAGCCCATCTTCGAGAACAAGGAGGTCCTCCGCCCCTCCTATACGCCACACGAACTGCCACACCGGACCGACCAGATCAACAAGATGGCGACGATCCTCGTCGCCGCGCTCCGCGGGGAGACGCCCTCGAACATTCTCATCTACGGGAAGACTGGGACCGGGAAGACCGCGAGCGCGAAGTTCGTCAGCCAGGAACTCGAGGCGACCTCCGAGAAGTACGACGTCCCCTGTCGAGTCGAGTATATCAACTGTGAGGTGACCGACACCCAGTACCGGGTCCTGGCGCAGCTCGCGAACACGTTCATCGAACGCAACCAGGCCTACGTCGAGGACCGGCTGACCGATCTGGAGGACCTCCACGAGCGTGCCCGGGTGGATTCTGACATCCTCGCGGACTCGAACTACGATTCGCTCGGCGATCTCCAGGCCGAGATCGATCGACTCGAAGCCGATCTGGCCGAGATGGAACCGGTTCCGATGACCGGGTGGCCAACCGACCGGGTGTACTCGACGTTCTTCGAGGCCGTGGACTACGTCGAGCGGGTCGCGGTCATCATGCTTGACGAGATCGACAAACTCGTCGAGAAAAGCGGGGACGACGTCCTCTACAATCTCTCCCGGATGAACTCGGAACTGGAGAACTCCCGGGTCTCGATCATCGGCATCTCGAACGATCTGAAGTTCACTGACTTCCTCGACCCGCGGGTCAAGTCCAGTCTGGGCGAGGAGGAGATCGTCTTCCCGCCCTACGACGCCAACCAGCTCCGGGACATTCTGACCCACCGGGCGGACGTCTCATTCAAGGACGACGCCCTCTCCGAGGACGTGATTCCCCTCTGTGCGGCGTTTGCCGCCCAGGAACACGGCGACGCCCGACGTGCCCTCGATCTGCTCCGGACGGCGGGCGAACTTGCCGAACGCGAACAGGCCGAGCAGGTCACCGAGGAACACGTCCGGAAGGCCCAGGACAAGATCGAACTCGATCGGGTCGTCGAGGTCGTCCGGACCCTGCCCACACAGTCGAAACTCGTCCTCTATGCCATCGTCCTCCACGAGAAACACGGGGTGCGGAACATCAACACCGGCGAGGTCTACAACATCTACAAACGGCTCTGCACCGAAATCGACGCCGACGTGTTGACCCAGCGCCGGGTCACCGACCTCATCAGCGAACTCGACATGCTCGGGATCGTCAACGCGGTCGTGGTGAGCAAGGGTCGCTACGGCCGGACCAAGGAGATCAGCCTCTCGGTCCCGGTCGACGAGACCGAGACGGTCCTGCAGGCGGACTCCCGCATCGGCGACGTGGGGGATGTCTCTCCGTTCCTCCAGGCGCGTTTCGATGGCGATCACAACTGA
- a CDS encoding Era-like GTP-binding protein, with the protein MGLLGSLRNSISRVADAFFESNGEPKRIGIYGPPNAGKTTLANRIARDWTGDAIGPESQIPHETRRARRKENVEIERNGQTVTIDIVDTPGVTTKVDYTEFLDHDIEKDEAVRRSREATEGVAEAMHWLREDVDGVIYVLDSAEDPFTQVNTMLIGIIESRDLPVLIFANKIDLDEAQISRIENAFPQHETVPLSALEGDNMDEVYDKIAAYFG; encoded by the coding sequence ATGGGACTGCTCGGAAGCCTACGAAACAGCATCTCTCGGGTCGCGGACGCCTTCTTCGAGAGCAATGGGGAACCGAAACGTATCGGCATCTACGGGCCGCCGAACGCGGGGAAGACGACACTCGCGAACCGAATCGCCAGGGACTGGACCGGTGACGCCATCGGACCGGAATCACAGATCCCCCACGAGACGCGGCGGGCCCGTCGCAAAGAGAACGTCGAGATCGAACGCAACGGACAGACGGTGACGATCGACATCGTCGACACGCCGGGCGTGACGACGAAGGTCGATTACACCGAGTTCCTCGATCACGACATCGAGAAAGACGAGGCTGTGCGGCGCTCCCGGGAGGCGACCGAGGGGGTCGCGGAGGCGATGCACTGGCTTCGGGAGGACGTCGACGGCGTGATTTACGTCCTGGACTCGGCGGAGGATCCGTTCACCCAGGTGAACACGATGCTGATCGGAATCATCGAGTCCCGGGATCTCCCGGTCCTGATCTTCGCGAACAAGATCGACCTCGATGAGGCCCAGATCAGCCGTATCGAGAACGCTTTCCCCCAGCACGAAACGGTGCCGCTCTCGGCGCTGGAGGGGGACAACATGGACGAAGTGTACGACAAGATCGCGGCGTACTTCGGGTGA
- a CDS encoding DUF2073 domain-containing protein, which translates to MAGIEHETADGVQIELISGQRMRDKTSMEKIRMILDDVRDGNIVILEEGLTPDEESKLIEVTMTEINPDDFSGIEIESFPQSAAGSGNFLSRLIGGQSSNAKLTVIGPANQIHSLQKDETLIRALISGR; encoded by the coding sequence ATGGCAGGAATCGAACACGAGACGGCGGACGGGGTCCAGATCGAGCTGATCTCCGGGCAGCGCATGCGCGATAAGACCTCGATGGAGAAGATCCGGATGATCCTCGATGACGTGCGTGACGGGAACATCGTCATCCTCGAGGAGGGCCTCACCCCGGACGAGGAGTCCAAACTCATCGAAGTCACGATGACCGAGATCAATCCGGATGACTTCTCGGGCATCGAGATCGAGAGTTTCCCACAGTCGGCGGCGGGCAGCGGGAACTTCCTCTCCCGGCTGATCGGCGGCCAATCCTCGAACGCCAAACTCACAGTTATTGGCCCGGCCAATCAGATTCACTCGCTGCAGAAAGACGAGACGCTCATTCGTGCACTCATCTCGGGGCGATAG
- a CDS encoding Zn-ribbon containing protein, giving the protein MPHQCTNCSATFPDGSKEMLSGCPHCGGNTFQYIPEGASPAETSTAEEPPDPPLSDDSVTGRMGRAAKTVKEYVGDAGSEPEPDESADDAEVVAEETATEDPSSEDRAQASARGDVADLSELPSKTASAGSAGGSTAPPAEEESAGETLPESGRVVDEPDSAADTDLETLREELNDQFESIRIVEPGQYELNLMELYDREEHIVALREDGKYMIEVPETWRDD; this is encoded by the coding sequence ATGCCCCACCAGTGTACGAACTGCTCGGCGACGTTCCCGGACGGCTCAAAGGAGATGCTCTCGGGCTGTCCTCACTGTGGTGGCAACACCTTCCAGTACATCCCGGAGGGGGCCAGTCCAGCGGAGACTTCCACAGCCGAGGAACCACCGGATCCGCCCCTCTCGGATGATTCGGTCACCGGGCGGATGGGTCGTGCGGCCAAGACTGTCAAGGAGTACGTCGGTGACGCCGGCTCGGAGCCCGAGCCGGACGAATCGGCCGACGACGCCGAGGTCGTCGCCGAAGAGACGGCAACCGAGGACCCGTCTTCCGAAGATCGAGCACAGGCCTCCGCCCGAGGTGATGTCGCCGATCTCTCCGAGCTTCCCTCGAAAACTGCCTCAGCGGGGTCGGCTGGCGGGTCGACTGCACCTCCCGCCGAGGAGGAATCGGCAGGCGAAACCCTGCCCGAAAGTGGGCGCGTGGTCGACGAACCCGATTCCGCGGCCGACACCGACCTGGAGACCCTTCGCGAGGAACTCAACGACCAGTTCGAGAGCATCCGGATCGTCGAGCCGGGACAGTACGAACTGAACCTGATGGAACTCTACGATCGGGAGGAACACATCGTCGCGCTCCGCGAAGACGGCAAGTACATGATCGAAGTCCCAGAGACCTGGCGGGACGACTGA
- a CDS encoding class I SAM-dependent methyltransferase, with protein sequence MSIREAFDAWAQEGKDRGMEERHWHTAKHALARMPIEEGDTVLDLGTGSGYALRALRERSIARGYGLDAAPEMVANAKSYTEDDAIAFLRSDFQALPFAENSIDHAFSMEAIYYADDPVEVLSELRRVLSPGGTVYCAVDYYEENVHSHEWQEYIEIPMTRWSREEYREAFREAGLYVAEQDNIPDREVEIPPADAFPTESFETREAMVERYHTYGTLLTVGVAP encoded by the coding sequence ATGAGCATTCGAGAAGCGTTCGACGCCTGGGCCCAGGAGGGCAAAGACCGCGGGATGGAGGAACGACACTGGCACACGGCCAAACACGCCCTCGCCCGGATGCCCATCGAGGAAGGGGATACCGTCCTGGACCTGGGGACCGGCAGTGGGTATGCCCTCCGGGCGCTTCGGGAGCGTTCGATCGCTCGCGGCTACGGCCTGGACGCCGCCCCGGAGATGGTCGCAAACGCCAAGTCCTACACCGAGGACGACGCCATCGCTTTTCTCCGAAGTGACTTCCAGGCCCTTCCCTTTGCCGAGAACTCGATCGATCACGCCTTCTCGATGGAGGCGATCTACTACGCCGACGATCCGGTCGAAGTCCTGTCCGAACTCCGCCGGGTCCTTTCCCCCGGTGGGACTGTCTACTGTGCGGTGGATTACTACGAGGAGAACGTCCACTCACACGAGTGGCAGGAGTACATCGAGATCCCGATGACCCGCTGGAGCCGCGAGGAGTACCGCGAGGCGTTCAGGGAGGCCGGGCTGTACGTCGCCGAACAGGACAACATTCCGGACCGCGAGGTCGAGATCCCGCCGGCCGATGCGTTCCCTACCGAATCCTTCGAGACTCGCGAGGCCATGGTCGAACGGTATCACACCTACGGCACGCTCCTTACAGTCGGTGTCGCACCCTAA
- a CDS encoding ABC transporter ATP-binding protein has protein sequence MTRVELTGVSKRFGDELALEDVSLSIDDGEFFTLVGPSGCGKTTTLRILAGLTEPSAGTVRFDGQSMAEIPPEDRNVGIVFQNVSLFEHRTVAENVAYGLKFHDPPGGSTREKRVADLLELVDLGGLGDRDPETLSGGQQQRVALARALAPGPDLLLLDEPMSALDASLRDRLRKTVAAIQSELGITTVYVTHDQSEALSMSDRLAVMRAGRIEQVGRPETVYGQPVNRFVASFVGENNLFEAQRVDGDAITIEGGEQFQVGPPVSTGDVLAVRPTALHLGTDDNELEVEVERVAFHGTGYTLHCDFAGRELVVESDRPAEGIVTVGFSRSAVTVLPAT, from the coding sequence ATGACGCGCGTCGAACTCACGGGAGTCAGCAAGCGATTCGGGGACGAACTCGCCCTCGAAGACGTCTCGCTCTCGATCGACGATGGGGAGTTCTTTACGCTCGTCGGGCCCTCTGGCTGTGGGAAAACCACGACCCTGCGAATCCTCGCTGGCCTGACCGAGCCCTCGGCGGGCACGGTCCGGTTCGACGGCCAGTCGATGGCCGAAATCCCACCGGAGGATCGAAACGTCGGGATCGTCTTCCAGAACGTCTCGCTGTTCGAGCACCGAACAGTCGCCGAGAACGTCGCTTACGGCCTCAAGTTCCACGACCCACCCGGTGGCAGCACAAGGGAAAAGCGAGTCGCGGACTTGCTCGAACTGGTCGATCTGGGCGGACTGGGCGATCGGGACCCCGAGACCCTCTCCGGGGGCCAACAACAGCGGGTCGCCCTCGCCAGGGCGCTCGCACCGGGACCCGACCTGCTGTTGCTCGACGAACCGATGAGCGCCCTCGATGCCAGTCTCCGGGACCGACTCCGGAAGACGGTCGCGGCGATCCAATCCGAGCTCGGGATTACCACGGTATACGTTACTCATGACCAGTCGGAGGCGCTCTCGATGAGTGATCGCCTCGCGGTGATGCGGGCTGGTCGGATCGAACAGGTCGGCCGGCCGGAGACGGTCTACGGGCAACCCGTGAATCGATTCGTCGCCTCGTTCGTGGGCGAGAACAACCTCTTCGAGGCACAGCGGGTCGACGGCGACGCCATCACGATCGAGGGTGGAGAACAGTTTCAGGTCGGGCCCCCTGTTTCAACTGGAGATGTCCTTGCCGTCAGGCCGACTGCGTTGCATCTAGGCACGGACGACAACGAACTCGAAGTCGAGGTCGAGCGGGTGGCGTTCCACGGCACGGGGTATACCCTTCACTGTGACTTTGCGGGCCGAGAACTGGTCGTCGAGAGCGACCGGCCGGCCGAGGGGATCGTTACCGTTGGATTCTCGCGGTCTGCCGTCACGGTCTTGCCGGCGACGTGA
- a CDS encoding iron ABC transporter permease — protein sequence MKPKRGGDRIARLQYWTGEYALQGTAALTALVLVVLFYYPVGTVLANGLFGSVEGTNPVLAVLGSEFYLGAASGLTDPSAVPGGVLDWMRAGFPAVDFGLIGFTVYQALLSTLASLALGLPGAYLLAQYDFPGRETVRSLTMLPFVLPSIMVAIGFVAMFGDQGVLNGFLGWVGLESVSVMYTLQLVVLAHAFYNAPLVTRIVGAAWAGLDRSKIETARGLGAGPIRAFLDVTLPQLGPAILAGALLTFLFTFMSFPIVLALGGLELATVEVWLYARVQQLELAQAAGLAVVETVITLSLTYAALRYESGQRGLGRGPNRKPLFGSLRDPRRLGLLGYGLVVTIVFLGPILSMVLESLTGPGGLTLDHYAFLLERQATGASYQVRPLPAIRNSLLFGLAALGLAVPMGVTVAILEDSRFPGSRVLGTLLMAPLAVSGIVLGLGLLQGLVFGTELFGHRITVTGPVAIVAAHAVAAYPFVTRTVSPMLQRVDHRVVETARVLGASRARARFDVELPLVIPGIVAGAALAYAISVGEFDSTIILAEGSSSYTMPVAVERYLGNRTLGPATAMGTVLLGITAISFVVIDRVGGWWEP from the coding sequence ATGAAGCCCAAGCGAGGTGGTGACCGGATCGCTCGGCTGCAGTACTGGACCGGGGAGTACGCACTCCAGGGAACCGCTGCCCTGACCGCACTCGTCCTGGTGGTGCTTTTCTACTACCCGGTCGGGACGGTCCTCGCGAACGGGCTTTTCGGGTCGGTCGAGGGAACGAACCCGGTGCTCGCGGTTCTGGGCTCGGAGTTCTACCTCGGTGCGGCGAGTGGGCTCACGGACCCCTCGGCCGTGCCAGGTGGCGTGCTGGACTGGATGCGAGCCGGGTTTCCAGCCGTCGACTTCGGGCTGATCGGCTTCACGGTCTATCAGGCGCTGCTGTCGACACTCGCGAGTCTCGCTCTCGGGCTCCCGGGGGCGTATCTCCTCGCGCAGTACGACTTTCCGGGCCGGGAGACGGTTCGGTCGCTCACAATGTTGCCCTTCGTCCTCCCCTCGATCATGGTGGCAATCGGTTTCGTCGCGATGTTCGGGGACCAGGGGGTGCTGAACGGTTTCCTCGGGTGGGTTGGGCTGGAGTCGGTGTCAGTCATGTACACCCTCCAACTCGTCGTCCTCGCCCACGCCTTCTACAACGCGCCGCTCGTGACCCGGATCGTGGGGGCCGCGTGGGCGGGGCTGGACCGATCGAAGATCGAGACGGCCCGCGGGCTGGGGGCCGGGCCGATTCGTGCTTTTCTCGATGTGACACTGCCCCAGTTGGGTCCCGCGATCCTGGCCGGAGCGCTTCTGACTTTCCTCTTTACGTTCATGTCCTTCCCCATCGTGCTGGCACTGGGTGGGCTCGAACTCGCCACGGTGGAGGTCTGGCTGTACGCCCGCGTCCAGCAACTCGAACTCGCCCAGGCCGCCGGCCTGGCCGTGGTCGAGACGGTGATCACCCTCTCGCTGACCTACGCCGCGCTTCGCTACGAGAGCGGCCAGCGCGGGCTCGGCCGGGGACCGAACCGAAAACCGCTCTTCGGCTCGCTCCGGGATCCCCGCCGCCTCGGCTTGCTTGGATACGGGCTCGTCGTGACGATCGTCTTCCTCGGGCCGATCCTGAGTATGGTCCTCGAGAGCCTGACCGGACCAGGCGGGCTCACGCTCGATCACTACGCCTTTCTCCTCGAACGCCAGGCGACCGGCGCGAGCTACCAGGTCAGGCCGCTGCCGGCGATCCGCAACTCGCTCTTGTTTGGGCTAGCCGCTCTCGGCCTCGCAGTTCCGATGGGTGTGACGGTGGCAATCCTCGAAGATTCCCGTTTCCCCGGGAGCCGCGTGCTTGGGACGCTGCTGATGGCTCCCCTCGCGGTGAGCGGGATCGTCCTCGGCCTCGGCCTGTTACAGGGACTCGTGTTTGGAACCGAGCTGTTCGGCCACCGGATCACCGTGACCGGGCCGGTCGCGATCGTGGCCGCCCACGCCGTCGCTGCCTACCCCTTTGTCACCAGAACGGTTTCTCCCATGCTCCAGCGAGTCGATCACCGAGTCGTGGAGACGGCCCGGGTGCTCGGGGCCTCCCGCGCCCGAGCCCGGTTCGACGTTGAACTCCCGCTGGTCATCCCGGGGATCGTCGCCGGGGCCGCACTGGCCTACGCGATCAGCGTCGGCGAGTTCGACTCGACGATCATATTGGCCGAGGGGAGTTCGAGTTACACGATGCCCGTCGCCGTCGAGCGCTACCTCGGGAATCGGACCCTCGGCCCGGCGACGGCCATGGGGACGGTATTACTCGGGATCACGGCGATCAGCTTCGTCGTCATCGATCGCGTCGGGGGATGGTGGGAGCCATGA
- a CDS encoding thiamine ABC transporter substrate-binding protein, which translates to MKRRTFVKRVGAAGIAGLAGCAGPDADGRGTTTGTSGGTDELAGTLRVATYEPFVDAPSVSPGAWIKEAFESAYPDATIEWQTPNSGLNHFIQQAQYGDGVEADVYVGLNADDLVRADDELGETELFEPVSADTLSNDDSVIEELRFDPAGRAVPFDTGYISLVYDAGEIDEPRTFEDLIDPEFEDTLLLQNAQTSDPGRAFLLWTIANRGEANYLDYWQALVDNGARILGDWNGSYTAYSNAERPVVVSYSTDQVYAHRNDRDMQRHQIAFLNDQGYAVPEGMARFADAAKPELATAFLEFMLEPRTQSEIAVRNVAFPATTTADPPESFTEYAHRPPETVTHTYDELAGSIDDWVSAWAEQIASG; encoded by the coding sequence ATGAAACGGCGGACGTTCGTCAAACGCGTGGGTGCAGCGGGCATCGCCGGCCTGGCTGGTTGTGCCGGTCCCGATGCCGATGGCCGGGGAACCACCACGGGCACGAGCGGCGGGACCGACGAACTCGCCGGCACGCTCCGCGTCGCGACCTACGAACCGTTCGTCGACGCCCCGAGTGTGAGCCCGGGGGCATGGATCAAGGAGGCCTTCGAATCGGCGTATCCCGACGCCACGATCGAGTGGCAGACGCCGAACTCGGGGCTCAACCACTTCATCCAGCAGGCCCAGTACGGTGACGGCGTCGAAGCGGACGTGTACGTCGGGCTCAACGCCGACGACCTGGTCCGCGCGGACGACGAGCTAGGCGAGACCGAACTCTTCGAACCGGTGTCGGCCGACACGCTCTCGAACGACGACAGCGTCATCGAGGAGCTACGATTCGATCCGGCCGGCCGCGCCGTCCCCTTCGACACGGGATACATCAGTCTGGTCTACGACGCGGGCGAGATTGACGAGCCCCGGACCTTCGAGGATCTGATCGATCCGGAGTTCGAAGACACGCTGCTCCTGCAGAACGCCCAGACGAGTGACCCGGGGCGGGCCTTCCTCCTCTGGACGATCGCGAACCGGGGCGAAGCGAACTACCTCGATTACTGGCAGGCCCTGGTGGACAACGGGGCGCGGATCCTGGGAGACTGGAATGGGTCCTATACCGCCTACTCGAATGCGGAGCGGCCCGTCGTGGTCTCCTACTCGACCGATCAGGTCTATGCCCACCGCAACGACAGGGACATGCAGCGCCACCAGATCGCCTTCCTGAACGACCAGGGGTATGCCGTCCCCGAGGGAATGGCTCGCTTTGCCGACGCCGCGAAGCCCGAATTGGCCACGGCCTTCCTCGAGTTCATGCTCGAACCACGAACGCAGTCCGAGATCGCGGTCCGAAACGTCGCCTTCCCGGCCACCACGACCGCCGACCCGCCCGAGAGCTTCACGGAGTACGCTCACCGCCCGCCGGAGACGGTGACCCACACCTACGACGAACTCGCCGGATCGATCGACGACTGGGTCTCGGCGTGGGCCGAACAGATCGCGAGCGGGTGA
- a CDS encoding AEC family transporter codes for MPTSLSGAFTTAVMPIIAVAVVGYLFARVYDVDIDPVNTVGLYIMIPALAFHSIATTPLGGGEVLKLTAGVVGYAAIMVVIAGAVGRFLGTSEALLGALILASAFPNSGFIGIPLSEFAFGKIGRTTAVLYLTVQNVVVYTLGVYIASRGTDRDPRESVREIFRLPLIYAVILAVLFRAVGVLPTDGGATAGAIMETIQMVGDASIPLMLLIVGMKLAETDIQALSKTVTPTVLKLGVAPLVAFAIALVLGFENLTVARTFVIESATPAATVPLALLIEYSPDVGPDEIDPAEYLSTVIFVTTVLSIGVLTGLVYVFQAEMVF; via the coding sequence ATGCCGACGAGTTTGAGTGGCGCGTTCACGACAGCGGTGATGCCGATTATCGCCGTCGCCGTCGTGGGCTATCTCTTCGCGCGTGTCTATGACGTCGACATCGACCCGGTGAACACCGTCGGCCTCTACATCATGATTCCGGCCCTGGCGTTTCACAGCATCGCCACCACCCCGCTTGGCGGGGGCGAGGTCCTGAAACTGACCGCGGGGGTCGTCGGCTACGCGGCCATCATGGTGGTGATCGCCGGTGCTGTCGGTCGGTTCCTCGGGACCTCCGAGGCCCTGCTGGGGGCGTTGATCCTGGCGAGCGCGTTCCCGAACTCCGGGTTCATCGGCATTCCCCTCTCCGAGTTCGCGTTCGGAAAGATCGGTCGCACGACGGCGGTTCTCTATCTCACCGTCCAGAACGTCGTCGTCTACACCCTCGGGGTCTACATCGCCTCCCGCGGGACCGACCGGGACCCTCGCGAGTCCGTCCGCGAGATCTTTCGACTGCCACTCATTTATGCCGTGATCCTCGCCGTCCTGTTCAGGGCGGTCGGCGTGCTGCCGACCGATGGCGGCGCGACCGCGGGGGCGATCATGGAGACGATTCAGATGGTCGGCGACGCGTCCATCCCGCTCATGCTCCTCATCGTGGGGATGAAACTCGCGGAGACGGACATCCAGGCACTCTCGAAGACGGTCACGCCGACCGTTCTCAAACTCGGCGTGGCGCCGCTCGTGGCGTTCGCAATCGCCCTGGTGCTCGGCTTCGAAAACCTCACCGTCGCCCGCACGTTCGTCATCGAGAGCGCGACGCCGGCCGCCACGGTGCCCCTTGCGCTACTCATCGAGTACAGCCCCGATGTCGGCCCCGACGAGATCGACCCGGCCGAGTACCTGAGTACCGTGATCTTCGTCACGACCGTGCTCAGTATCGGCGTCCTCACCGGTCTCGTCTACGTCTTCCAGGCCGAGATGGTGTTTTGA